One region of Niallia sp. Man26 genomic DNA includes:
- a CDS encoding PLP-dependent aminotransferase family protein — protein sequence MNSLKQFTFSKRFPNMPIIGSSFAGSLDHVIPLSYGFPAPESFPLETMVAATQAAMKTQGFGAMSYSGGTGTSHIVNWILERSKLRDVHAKEDQILVTAGSMQAIDLVARTLTDPGDEIWIEAPCFFGAIRTFNLAQVKLRSFPIDENGIMVDYVEKALLEATLQQKPIPKLLYIMPNYHNPGGVNLSVDRRRKLAELAYEYNFFILEDDAYVELSFEGTYLPSIHSFGPERVIYLSTFSKVIAPGIRLGWAIGLSEIITKMRILKTDGLTSVYVQEVVHNVLDQLDIEEHIKYLSNTYKSRKEAMVEAINEHFGDEVSFVSPEGGFFLWLTFPAGINTSDFVEAAMTAGVSYLDGQHFFLEDEGFNTMRLCFTYCSEEKIKEAIKRLAETYFQYIRTLPMEEAN from the coding sequence ATGAATTCATTAAAGCAATTTACATTTAGTAAAAGATTTCCGAACATGCCGATTATCGGCTCCTCCTTCGCCGGTTCACTAGACCATGTTATTCCATTGTCTTATGGTTTTCCTGCTCCAGAGTCTTTTCCATTAGAAACGATGGTTGCTGCAACACAAGCTGCCATGAAAACGCAAGGGTTTGGTGCTATGTCTTATAGCGGCGGAACAGGCACAAGTCATATTGTTAACTGGATTCTCGAACGATCAAAGCTCCGTGACGTACATGCAAAAGAGGACCAAATCCTTGTAACTGCCGGGAGCATGCAGGCAATCGATTTAGTGGCACGAACACTCACTGACCCAGGTGACGAAATTTGGATTGAAGCTCCTTGTTTTTTTGGTGCAATTCGGACATTTAATTTGGCGCAGGTAAAATTACGGTCATTTCCGATTGATGAGAATGGAATAATGGTTGACTATGTGGAAAAAGCGTTATTAGAAGCCACTCTTCAGCAAAAGCCAATTCCGAAGCTTCTGTACATCATGCCCAATTACCATAATCCAGGCGGTGTCAATCTCTCTGTAGACAGACGAAGGAAACTCGCAGAGCTTGCTTATGAATATAATTTCTTCATTTTGGAAGATGATGCTTATGTGGAGCTTTCCTTTGAAGGCACTTATCTCCCTTCAATCCACTCCTTCGGTCCTGAGCGCGTCATCTATTTAAGCACCTTTTCTAAAGTAATTGCACCTGGTATCCGTTTAGGCTGGGCAATTGGATTAAGTGAGATTATCACTAAGATGCGTATTTTGAAAACAGACGGGCTGACTAGCGTATATGTACAGGAAGTTGTTCACAATGTGTTAGACCAGCTGGATATCGAAGAACATATCAAGTATTTAAGCAATACGTATAAATCAAGAAAAGAGGCAATGGTTGAAGCCATTAACGAGCATTTCGGCGACGAGGTCAGCTTTGTTTCACCAGAAGGAGGCTTCTTTCTGTGGCTCACATTCCCTGCTGGCATAAATACAAGCGACTTTGTGGAAGCTGCAATGACTGCTGGTGTCTCCTATTTGGATGGACAGCATTTCTTCCTTGAAGACGAAGGCTTTAACACAATGAGACTTTGTTTCACATACTGTAGTGAGGAGAAAATTAAAGAGGCGATTAAACGGCTTGCGGAAACTTACTTCCAATATATCCGCACCTTGCCGATGGAGGAAGCTAACTGA